DNA sequence from the Salvelinus alpinus chromosome 7, SLU_Salpinus.1, whole genome shotgun sequence genome:
tttcatgaactgaaattcaatttcaataggtgaacaacaagtggctacctagtagaggtcgaccgattatgatttttcgataccgatttattggaggaccaaaaaagccgataccgattaatcggacaattttttaaatgtatttgtaataatgacaattacaacaatactgaatgaacacttattttaacttaatataatacatcaataaaatcaatttagcctcaaataaataatgaaacatgttcaatttggtttaaataatgcaaaaataaagtgttggagaagaaagtaaaagtgcaatatgtgccatgtaagaaagctaatatttaagttccttgctcagaacatgagaacatatgaaagctggtggttccttttaacatgagtcttcaatatttccaggtaagaagttttaggttgtagttattataggaattataggactatttctctctataccatttgtatttcattaacctttgactattggatgttcttacaggcactttagtattgccagtaacagtatagcttctgtccctctcctcgctcttacctgggctcgaaccaggaacacatcgacaacagccaccctcgaagcagcgttacccatgcagagcaaggggaacaaccactccaagtctcagagcgagtgacgtttgaaacactattagcgcgcaccccgctaactagctagccatttcacatcggttacaccagcctaatctcaggagttgataggcttgaagtcattaacagcgcaatgcttgaagcacaacgaagagctgctggcaaaacgcacaaaagtgctatttgaatgaatgcttacgagcctgctgctgcctaccaccgctcagactgctttatcaaatcatagacttagttataacataataacacacagaaatacgagccttaggtcattaatatggtcgaatccggaaactatcatctcgaaaacaagacgtttattctttcagtgaaatacggaaccgttccatattttatctaacgggtggcatccataagtctaaatattcctgttacattgcacaaccttcaatgttatgtcataattacgttaaattctggcaaattaggcggcccaaactgttgcatacacactgactctgcgtgcaatgaacgcaagagaagtgacacaatttcacctggttaatattgcctgctaacctggatttcttttagctaaatatgcaggtttaaaaatatattcttctgtgtattgattttaagaaaggcattgatgtttatggttaggtacacattggagcaacgatacgcaccgcatcgattatatgcaacgctagataaactagtaatatcatcaaccatgtgtagttaactagtgattatgattgattgattgtttttataagataagtttaatgctagctagcaacttaccttggcttactgcattcgcgtaacaggcaggttcctcgtggagtgcaatgtaatcaggtggttagagcgttggactagttaactgtaaggttgcaaaattgaatcccccgagctgacaaggtaaaaatctgtcgttctgcccgtgAACGTGAacgttaacccaccgttcctaggccatcattgaaaataagaatgtgttcttaaaattaactaacttgcctagttaaataaaggtgtaaaaaaaataaaaataaatcaagggccaaatcggtgtccaaaaatactgatttccgagtgttatgaaaacttgaaatcggccctaattaatcggccattccgatttaatcggtcgacctctactacctagctaatacttactcacaaggattcctaaatcattgctaagaataatgaaaatgactgcagtttcgactggtcattgttttcaggctggttgtattggtgctaggtaccaagctaaagctagctagctagcccagaagttgcggtcgaacaaataatgctttattaccaacacgATATTATAAAAAAGtttgtggccggtgtttgcttttttgtacagctttgacagtgctactgatagtagtggaaattcagaacacacaacattctataatagaactgtgttatttgacatgtcaaattaaAACCTTATTTAACGTGTCAAATGGTGTTATtggacgtgtatcttttttgacacgcaaagacccaaacggtgtcgggaagctaatagcagtgccgctaatactgtgtaactccggtagggtaACATCGGAAAAATAATGCACTTGGtaatgtgtaccggtgctcgaccagtcgcgaaagccaacatcactcacaacagagaacggttgattgtcaacgGCAATGAATTCcgttatcttggcgttaatgaatttcacctttgagttgtctcgctgaaatgttgttCTTACTTTTttaaatgactgctcgacttgttgactgctcgatccaaacagcagacattgtgggctaggttaggaatgctgtgtagcgcaaaattttacgtggcgccattacgtcatgtacctacgttatataggtatgcacgtcagctttgacatcggtttgcacatcggcgttaaactagacatcggactgataccgatgttggcatttttagctaatatcggtcGATACCGATATGTTCACCAATATATCGCGCATCCCTACTAATTGGCTGTCCAGTGCAGTTGTATTACAAAAACATGCAGATGTGTGCAGCCCCAAATTTGTAGTGCAATGCAAGTGTGCAGGGAAAACATATGTGTAGGTAATTGTGTCCTTGTAgacattatttttattttttggtctcacattttgttgtattgcaGATAATTTGGATAGTGCTCAATGATACAATATAGGCTTGTGGATggtgatttaaaaatatatttagttAAGTTTTTCTAACCTCATGAACTTGAATGTACTCTATTTTTTTCACAGCAATTCATGTTGGCTAACAAACTAGAGACGGCAATGTGGCTCTCACGGCTCTTCACCATCTATTGCTCAGTAATGTTCATTCTACCACTCTTAGGGTAAGGGTCAATGCTCCAATTTTTTACTTTGTCTATATCAGGGCTCTCTAACCCTTTTCCTGGAGCACTACCATTCTGCAggaggttttcagtccaaccccagttgtaactaacctgactCAATTTATCAACCAGCTACTCTAGTGTGCAGTTTGAGTTTTGCATTATTGTTAATGTTAACACCAGGGATAATGTTTTTCTGGTTGTGCATATAGCAACATTAGCTGACACAGAAAACCAATGCAGAACTGCAAAATTAACAATGTTTTGGTGATGGCATTATCAAATTACTGTCTTGAATGGTCACGTGATGCCACCACATTCAATTTCATAGCATATTGTCGTCCAAATTGTTTCACCTTTTCGATATACTGAAATGTAGTTAACTAGTCGGAGTTCCCTCAAAGTAATGCATTTatcttttttctttattttattttttattctagaCCCCAGGCGGCTGCCAATTTCTACCAGCGTGCGCTGCTGGCCAACGCCCTCACCAGTGCTCTGCGACTACACCAGAGGCTCCCCCACTTCCAGCTCAGCAGAGCCTTCCTAGCCCAGGCACTCCAAGAGGACAGTTGTCACTACCTGCTGTACTCCCTCATCCTGGTCAACTCTAACCCCATCACAAGTATCCTCTCAACCATACGTAAAGGCTTTATCacaatagcctggtcccagacccgTTTGTGTTGTGTAGCTGAATCCCAGGGTCATTGTCATGTCAGGCTAATGTCACCATGCCTTGGTGGTTCTGTCATAAGGGTCTCTGATAAAGCTAGAGCTTGGTATATCGCCACCAAACTGGTTTGGGGAGAATGCTAATTGGTAATGCAGGAAGGTTTTTGTAATGCTTGGGGTCATGGTTTCAGTTATGCAAACCTATTTACCTATTAACAAGAAGGCGTTGCTTGAAAACACTTTGAAGCTGCCCTTCAATGTCTGTTTTGCGTTGTTGTCCATCTTAACTGCTGTTTGCCCTTTAACCGCTGTCTACAGTGAGCATATTCCCAGTCTTCCTCTTCTCGTTGCTTCATGCAACTGCCTACACAAAGAAGGTTCTTGATGTAAGTATCCTCTTGATtgcaaaacatttaaacatttgtGAAGCCATAAAAAGCCAGTTGGGTAAAGCATAGCCAGCACTTGAAAAAGGGTATTTTGTGATTTGGATGGTGACAATTACCTTTATGCTCATTAGGCATTTCTAATTTAGGAAATTCATGGAAGATCTAGTGTGTAAGGTGCTCTTTAAATGCTTGTTTAGTCATCATTTGGTCATCCTGATGTATATAATTCCCCTTGTAGGCAATGGGACCCAATAGCCTGCCCTTTGTGAGGAACTTCCTCAACAAGCTCACAGCCAACCAGCAGAACATCCTGAAGTTCATCGCCTGCAATGAGATCTTCCTCATGCCAGCCACCGTATTCATGCTATTCAGGTATGTCTTATTTCTTGGTACATTTCGCTGCACATTTTAATGGCAACTTAGACTGAATGAGGTTTTTTCCTTTTTGTCTGTTTTGCAATACCAGTATGCACTGAGATAAGAATTCATTGATTgtcgccccccccccacccagtcACTTGATTGACTCGTGGCTTTTGTTGTGTTAACAGTGGCCAGGGAAGCTTGCTGCAGCCTTTCATTTACTACAGGTTTCTAACTCTCCGCTACACCTCAAGGAGAAACCCATATTGCCGGTAAGTAGCCTCAATTGACTTCTGTAGGTGTAGTAATTTCAATATGTTGGATAATTGTACAATAGCAAATATGGCAAATTGCATTTCTCAACCCATTATTTCCTTCATCTCCCTGTCCACTCCTCCCAGCACCCTATTCTCAGAGCTGCGGATTCTGCTGGAGCATTTCATCATGAAGCCCGCCTGCCCCGCCTTCTTCAGAAAGATGTGCCTCAACAGTATCGCCTTTATGAGTCGCCTGGCCCCCACCGGAGTGTGACCTCACTTTCTGCCCCCCCCACAACCACAGTTTGTACTGTAAGGGGTGTGGCGGCATGTCAACTCGAAAGGGACCGACGAGCAACAACAGAGTGAAATACTTTTGAATGTTACATGTCAGGTCTGTGTTCCTGCTGCTCTGTTCATTTGCTACAGCGGAGGCTTAGGCTCAGCCTgcgatgcactgaaaatcccccgattttatttgtttttaaatggCTTTATGGAGTAGCTGgacactcactcactccccctccacccccctttctctctctttgggaAGAACACCAGCTGACTATCTGATGTGTTCTACTTCTTCTAAGGATTGACCTTATGATGGTAATTGTCTTTGGTCTGTCCTGTATGATTTATTTATTCATGGAAAATACTTGTTCTTCTCTTGCAAAAAAATATTAACTTCTGAGATTAGATATTTAATTTAAATTGTACTATACATAGTTGTAATCATTCTTTTTTATTAATCGTATTGTGGTTTTCGAAGGCAACGAGATGTCAGTTGCTCTGCGATTTCTA
Encoded proteins:
- the LOC139581096 gene encoding transmembrane protein 33-like, coding for MADTEQTSAPPPQLGPVQFMLANKLETAMWLSRLFTIYCSVMFILPLLGPQAAANFYQRALLANALTSALRLHQRLPHFQLSRAFLAQALQEDSCHYLLYSLILVNSNPITMSIFPVFLFSLLHATAYTKKVLDAMGPNSLPFVRNFLNKLTANQQNILKFIACNEIFLMPATVFMLFSGQGSLLQPFIYYRFLTLRYTSRRNPYCRTLFSELRILLEHFIMKPACPAFFRKMCLNSIAFMSRLAPTGV